A genomic stretch from Sphingomonas faeni includes:
- a CDS encoding PAS domain-containing protein, which translates to MLRPTTQAERANPAQERYDALFEAIDAGFCIIEMVFDGDRAIDYRFVEVNPRFESQTGLVDAVGRAASELVPDLERVWFDTYGKVALTGEPARFDHGSDSMDRWFDVHAFPIGAAAPHLVAVLFTDVSAQRRAAIAAQESEERLHQALAAGNGIGTWDWDVPNDRVKADDRFSRLYGVPEELGRKGAPLERFFGGIHPDDLPATRAAIADALEGGSDFAAEYRLVQPDGAVRWVAAQGRCRLGADGTPLRFPGVSFDITKRKQADLRQSALLELSDAIRDLIEPDEIAYAASAILGKALQVSRVGYGVIDKSNETIAVERDWNARGITTLAGTLQFRDYGSYIEDLKAGRTVAIADADLDPRTRDTADMLKAISAASFVNMPLVEHEDLVALLYVNHRAPRVWTDDDLALMREVAERVRTASERLRAEAARRESEEQFRVFAEAVPNQIWAARPNGDLYWFNRQVYVFNGLEPGSLGGAGTWQDRVHPEDYPAAAEAWSHSLATGDRYSVEYRARSKDGEYRWFLVRADAVRASDGTILRWVGTNTDIDDSRRQTAQLAQWNETLEEQVATRTRELMQVEEALRQSQKMEAVGQLTGGIAHDFNNLLTGITGSLELLGIRIAQGRLNDVERYSIAAQGAAKRAAALTHRLLAFSRRQTLDPKPTDVNRLVSGLEDLVRRTVGPEVEVEVVESVGLWATLVDPNQLENALLNLCINARDAMPEGGRLTIETANRWIDARTARERELDPGQYVSLCVSDTGTGMTPEVIAKAFDPFFTTKPLGLGTGLGLSMIYGFARQSGGHVRIYSEVGEGTNVCVYLPRHFGTAEDAAPEVELSDAPRAHAGETVLVVDDEPTVRMLVVEVLEELGYAAIEAADGAAGLKLLQSDLRVDLLVTDVGLPGGMNGRQMADAARVGRPDLKILFITGYAENAVVGNGHLDPGMHVMTKPFAMEALAGRIKELIVSA; encoded by the coding sequence ATGTTACGACCGACGACCCAGGCTGAACGTGCCAATCCGGCCCAAGAGCGTTACGACGCGTTGTTCGAAGCGATCGACGCGGGGTTCTGCATCATCGAGATGGTGTTCGATGGCGATCGAGCGATCGACTACCGGTTCGTCGAGGTCAATCCGCGATTCGAAAGCCAGACCGGACTGGTCGACGCGGTCGGTCGGGCCGCGAGCGAACTCGTTCCGGATCTCGAGCGCGTCTGGTTCGACACCTATGGCAAGGTCGCGCTGACAGGCGAACCGGCACGGTTCGATCATGGTTCGGACTCGATGGATCGGTGGTTCGACGTCCATGCCTTCCCGATAGGCGCTGCCGCGCCGCACCTCGTCGCGGTGCTGTTCACGGACGTGTCCGCCCAGCGCCGGGCCGCCATTGCCGCGCAGGAAAGCGAAGAGCGGCTCCACCAGGCGCTAGCGGCCGGCAACGGTATCGGCACCTGGGACTGGGACGTTCCGAACGATCGCGTGAAGGCCGACGATCGCTTCTCACGGCTGTACGGCGTTCCCGAGGAACTCGGACGCAAGGGCGCGCCACTCGAACGATTCTTCGGCGGCATTCACCCCGACGACCTGCCCGCGACCCGCGCCGCGATCGCCGATGCGCTCGAGGGTGGCAGCGATTTTGCGGCCGAGTACCGGTTGGTCCAGCCGGATGGCGCGGTTCGCTGGGTCGCCGCGCAAGGCCGTTGCCGGCTCGGCGCCGACGGCACGCCGTTACGCTTTCCCGGCGTCAGCTTCGATATCACCAAGCGCAAGCAGGCGGACCTGCGGCAAAGTGCCCTGCTGGAACTCAGCGACGCAATCCGCGACCTGATCGAACCCGACGAGATCGCCTATGCCGCGTCGGCGATCTTGGGCAAGGCGCTGCAGGTGAGCCGGGTCGGCTACGGCGTGATCGACAAGAGTAACGAAACGATCGCCGTCGAGCGCGACTGGAACGCGCGGGGTATCACGACGCTCGCCGGGACGCTCCAGTTTCGCGACTATGGCTCGTACATCGAGGATCTGAAGGCCGGGCGGACTGTGGCCATCGCGGATGCCGATCTCGATCCCCGGACCCGCGATACGGCCGATATGCTCAAGGCGATCAGCGCAGCGTCGTTCGTGAACATGCCGCTGGTCGAACACGAGGATTTGGTGGCGCTCCTCTATGTGAACCACAGGGCGCCGCGGGTCTGGACGGATGATGATCTCGCACTGATGCGCGAAGTCGCCGAACGGGTAAGGACAGCCAGCGAACGGCTGCGGGCGGAAGCCGCGCGTCGCGAGAGCGAGGAACAGTTCCGGGTCTTTGCCGAAGCCGTGCCGAACCAGATCTGGGCGGCTCGCCCGAACGGCGATCTCTATTGGTTCAATCGTCAGGTCTACGTATTCAACGGGCTCGAACCCGGTTCGCTTGGCGGCGCCGGCACCTGGCAGGACCGTGTCCACCCAGAGGATTATCCTGCTGCGGCAGAAGCTTGGAGTCACTCTCTCGCAACCGGTGACCGGTATAGCGTCGAATACCGCGCACGCAGCAAAGACGGTGAATATCGGTGGTTCCTGGTCCGCGCGGACGCGGTTCGGGCGTCCGATGGCACGATCCTGCGCTGGGTCGGCACCAATACCGACATCGACGACAGTCGCCGTCAGACCGCACAACTGGCGCAGTGGAACGAAACGCTGGAGGAACAGGTCGCGACGCGTACGCGCGAACTGATGCAGGTCGAGGAGGCGTTGCGGCAAAGCCAGAAGATGGAGGCAGTCGGCCAGCTCACCGGCGGGATCGCGCATGATTTCAACAATTTGCTGACCGGCATTACCGGCAGCTTGGAACTGCTTGGGATACGGATTGCGCAAGGCCGGCTGAACGATGTCGAGCGCTATTCGATCGCCGCGCAAGGTGCGGCCAAGCGTGCCGCCGCGCTGACCCATCGGCTGCTCGCTTTCTCGCGACGACAAACGCTCGATCCGAAGCCGACCGACGTCAACCGGCTGGTATCGGGGCTGGAGGATCTGGTGCGGCGGACCGTCGGGCCCGAAGTCGAGGTCGAGGTGGTGGAGTCGGTCGGGCTCTGGGCGACGCTGGTCGATCCCAACCAGTTGGAGAACGCGCTCCTCAACCTGTGCATCAACGCGCGCGATGCGATGCCCGAAGGCGGGCGGCTGACGATCGAGACCGCCAACCGCTGGATCGACGCACGAACGGCACGCGAACGCGAACTCGATCCGGGGCAGTACGTGTCGTTGTGCGTGTCGGATACCGGCACCGGCATGACACCCGAGGTGATCGCGAAGGCGTTCGATCCGTTCTTCACGACCAAGCCGCTGGGGCTCGGTACAGGTCTCGGCCTGTCGATGATCTACGGGTTCGCGCGGCAATCGGGCGGTCATGTCCGAATCTATTCCGAGGTCGGCGAAGGGACCAACGTCTGCGTCTATCTCCCGCGCCACTTCGGTACTGCCGAAGACGCTGCACCCGAAGTCGAACTGTCCGACGCCCCGCGCGCGCATGCCGGCGAGACCGTACTCGTGGTCGACGACGAGCCGACGGTCCGAATGCTGGTCGTCGAGGTGCTGGAGGAACTCGGCTACGCGGCGATCGAGGCGGCGGACGGCGCGGCGGGGCTGAAGCTGTTGCAATCGGACCTGCGCGTCGACCTGCTGGTCACCGACGTCGGGTTGCCGGGCGGTATGAACGGACGACAGATGGCGGACGCAGCGCGCGTCGGGCGGCCCGACCTGAAGATCCTCTTCATCACCGGCTATGCCGAGAACGCGGTCGTAGGGAACGGGCATCTCGACCCAGGGATGCACGTCATGACCAAGCCGTTCGCGATGGAAGCGCTCGCCGGGCGGATCAAGGAGTTGATCGTCTCGGCGTAA
- a CDS encoding N-formylglutamate amidohydrolase, translating into MNSNVSQSLLTTEDTSPVSVINPAGASSFLLIGDHAGKAVPTRLGSLGLSDAEMSRHIGWDIGVGELGAALAERLDAVFVRQTYSRLVIDCNRSPDQPDVIAAVSDGTVVPGNAALSEADRAARFREIHEPYHAAIDAELARRDAFGPPTTLIALHSFTPMMSGPMRDQARPWQIGILHDGGDTRFAQALLAVLRTEGDLTVGDNEPYRMDLIDYTVPRHAYPARAYAEIEIRQDLLGSAEGCAAWADRLARLLPVALERVAAHPI; encoded by the coding sequence ATGAACAGCAATGTCAGCCAATCGCTGCTAACGACCGAGGATACCTCTCCGGTCTCGGTGATCAACCCGGCAGGCGCGTCATCGTTCCTGCTGATCGGCGACCATGCGGGGAAAGCGGTACCGACACGGCTTGGGTCGCTGGGGCTGAGCGATGCGGAAATGTCCCGCCATATCGGCTGGGACATCGGCGTTGGTGAACTTGGCGCGGCATTGGCGGAGCGGCTCGACGCGGTATTCGTCCGCCAGACCTATTCGCGGCTGGTGATCGACTGCAACCGCAGCCCCGATCAGCCGGACGTCATCGCCGCGGTCAGCGACGGCACGGTCGTGCCGGGCAATGCGGCGCTGAGCGAAGCGGATCGTGCGGCACGGTTCCGCGAGATCCACGAGCCGTACCATGCGGCGATCGATGCCGAACTGGCGAGACGCGATGCGTTTGGCCCACCGACGACGCTGATCGCGCTGCACAGCTTCACCCCGATGATGAGCGGGCCGATGCGGGACCAGGCGCGTCCGTGGCAAATCGGCATTCTCCACGACGGCGGCGACACGAGGTTCGCACAGGCCCTGCTGGCGGTGTTGCGGACCGAAGGCGACCTGACGGTTGGCGACAACGAACCCTACCGGATGGACCTGATCGACTACACCGTTCCGCGGCATGCCTACCCTGCCCGCGCCTATGCCGAGATCGAGATACGACAGGATCTGCTGGGGTCAGCCGAGGGCTGCGCGGCCTGGGCCGATCGCCTCGCCCGGCTGTTGCCGGTCGCGCTCGAACGGGTCGCAGCGCACCCGATCTAA
- a CDS encoding TonB-dependent receptor: protein MKTMLFGATALAALLSSQAHAQTVATDPATSAPAPASVGSTNQRDIIVTAPIQTSERDVLQGTTVLTGQELTRQLRPSIGETLARQPGVSASSFGPSASRPILRGFQGDRIRVLTDGIGSIDVSNTSVDHAVIIDPLLAERIEILRGPSALLYGTSAVGGVVNVIDTRIPRSVPENGYRVNGIANYGSAANERSGGMAGDVAVGQHLVLHADGSYLKSGDLRTGGYILSRDARAQALATAAQPVDPNEADPIDYAASAQLKGKLPNTQSETWTAGAGASIITDNGSLGVSYSHYDSLYGVPIRYATQPGQEQEAPRLDVVQNRVDLRGEIDTGGDVLSKIRVRVGQASYRHFELEEDNSVGTAFYNKGLEGRLEVIQANRGGWQGASGVQFYNRIFNVAGDEAFLPKNETNQTGLFTLQQYESGKFRAEGGVRYEITDLAARTPEDDLRFFRGSQSYHSVSGSLGASYALTDSIRVGLNGSRTERAPSAEELFANGAHAGTQAYELGNPNFRLEKSWGLEGTLHAHGDGFSFDASAYYNWFSNYISENQVASSVCQAAADPSGRTVDLPCFQYQQADARYYGFEADASVKVAQIGGYAVNADVLGDYVHANIVDQGPVPRIPPMRVLGGIEAQGDRLNGRVEVEHVFDQNRIAAFETKTNDYTMVNASIGLSPFGKDSKTTLLLSANNLFDVNARRATSFLKDFAPLAGRDFRATLRFGL, encoded by the coding sequence ATGAAGACGATGCTGTTCGGCGCCACCGCCCTGGCTGCGCTCCTTTCCTCTCAGGCGCACGCCCAGACCGTCGCGACGGATCCTGCCACGTCGGCCCCTGCCCCGGCGTCGGTCGGATCGACCAACCAGCGCGATATCATCGTCACCGCGCCGATCCAGACCAGCGAGCGCGACGTCCTGCAGGGCACGACCGTCCTTACCGGCCAAGAACTCACCCGCCAGTTGCGCCCGTCGATCGGCGAAACGCTCGCGCGCCAGCCTGGCGTATCGGCATCGTCGTTCGGGCCGAGCGCCTCGCGTCCGATCCTGCGCGGCTTCCAGGGTGATCGCATTCGCGTGCTGACCGACGGCATCGGCTCAATCGACGTCTCGAACACCTCGGTCGACCACGCGGTCATCATCGATCCGCTGCTTGCCGAGCGCATTGAGATCCTCCGCGGACCGAGCGCGTTGCTGTACGGTACGTCGGCGGTCGGCGGTGTCGTCAACGTCATCGACACGCGCATCCCACGGTCGGTGCCGGAGAACGGCTACCGAGTGAACGGCATCGCCAATTATGGCTCGGCGGCGAACGAACGCTCCGGCGGCATGGCCGGCGACGTCGCGGTCGGCCAGCACCTAGTGCTACACGCCGATGGATCGTACCTTAAGTCGGGCGATCTGCGCACCGGCGGCTATATCCTGTCGCGCGACGCGCGTGCACAGGCGCTGGCGACCGCCGCGCAGCCAGTCGACCCGAACGAAGCCGATCCGATCGACTATGCCGCATCGGCGCAGTTGAAGGGCAAGCTTCCAAACACACAGTCGGAGACCTGGACGGCCGGCGCTGGCGCGTCGATCATCACCGACAATGGCAGTCTCGGCGTGTCGTACAGCCATTACGACAGCCTGTACGGCGTGCCGATCCGCTACGCCACGCAACCCGGGCAGGAGCAGGAGGCGCCGCGCCTCGACGTAGTCCAGAACCGTGTCGACCTGCGCGGCGAGATCGACACGGGTGGCGATGTGCTCAGCAAAATCCGCGTCCGCGTCGGGCAGGCAAGCTATCGCCATTTCGAGCTGGAGGAGGACAACTCCGTCGGTACCGCCTTCTACAACAAGGGCCTCGAAGGACGCCTGGAGGTCATCCAGGCGAACCGTGGCGGTTGGCAGGGCGCGTCGGGCGTCCAGTTCTACAACCGGATCTTCAACGTGGCCGGCGACGAGGCCTTCCTGCCGAAGAACGAGACCAACCAGACCGGGCTCTTCACGCTGCAACAATACGAGTCCGGCAAGTTCCGCGCCGAGGGTGGCGTGCGTTACGAGATCACCGATCTCGCCGCGCGCACGCCCGAGGACGATCTGCGCTTCTTCCGCGGCAGCCAGAGCTATCACTCGGTCTCGGGTTCGCTCGGTGCGTCCTACGCGCTGACCGACAGCATCCGCGTCGGCCTGAACGGCTCACGCACGGAGCGCGCACCGTCTGCCGAGGAGTTGTTCGCGAACGGCGCGCATGCCGGCACGCAGGCGTATGAACTCGGTAACCCGAACTTCCGGCTCGAGAAGTCCTGGGGTCTGGAAGGCACGCTGCACGCGCATGGCGACGGCTTCAGCTTCGACGCGTCGGCCTATTACAACTGGTTCTCGAACTACATTTCGGAGAACCAGGTCGCGTCGTCGGTGTGCCAGGCGGCGGCCGATCCTTCGGGCCGGACCGTCGACCTGCCCTGCTTCCAGTATCAGCAGGCCGACGCCCGCTATTACGGGTTCGAGGCGGATGCGTCGGTGAAGGTCGCGCAGATCGGCGGCTATGCGGTCAACGCCGACGTGCTGGGCGATTACGTCCACGCGAACATCGTCGACCAGGGCCCGGTCCCGCGCATCCCGCCGATGCGCGTGCTCGGCGGGATCGAGGCACAGGGCGACCGGCTCAACGGCCGCGTCGAGGTCGAGCACGTCTTCGACCAGAACCGCATCGCCGCGTTCGAGACGAAGACCAACGACTATACGATGGTCAACGCCTCGATCGGCCTCAGCCCGTTCGGCAAGGATTCGAAGACGACGTTGCTGCTTAGCGCGAACAACCTGTTCGACGTAAACGCACGTCGCGCGACGAGCTTCCTGAAGGACTTCGCACCGCTCGCCGGTCGCGATTTCCGCGCGACGCTTCGCTTCGGGTTGTAA